In Aciduliprofundum sp. MAR08-339, a single window of DNA contains:
- a CDS encoding RAD55 family ATPase, protein MTVPVAPTGIKKLDEALGGGFPRNGMSLLVGPSGIGKTILALQWLAEGARNGESCVYVSTTIPSEAVIAYYGEMKLLKGVVDKIGWYDMYISPKDLIPFTTEKMLHLIHRVLPDYFDEQLNLIKPIDRLVLDSLTTVERMVDDPAMFRYLGATWIRFFHEKKIAMLFIEEMDGDLKVKYGEMKNFSEATVVMDYKEHENLHMRAMKILKRYGFNHPTYWIPFHIRDEGIVL, encoded by the coding sequence ATGACAGTTCCGGTCGCCCCAACGGGCATTAAAAAACTTGATGAAGCGCTTGGCGGAGGTTTTCCCAGGAATGGAATGTCACTCTTGGTTGGACCTTCTGGAATAGGCAAGACGATACTTGCGCTCCAGTGGCTTGCAGAGGGAGCCAGAAATGGAGAATCTTGTGTATACGTGTCCACCACAATACCTTCTGAGGCCGTTATAGCATACTATGGTGAGATGAAACTTTTGAAGGGGGTGGTGGATAAGATTGGATGGTACGATATGTACATAAGCCCGAAGGATCTTATTCCTTTCACCACCGAAAAGATGCTTCATCTCATACACAGGGTCCTTCCAGATTACTTTGACGAGCAGTTAAATCTTATAAAACCGATTGATCGTCTGGTTCTTGATAGCCTAACAACGGTTGAGAGAATGGTTGATGATCCGGCAATGTTCAGGTATCTTGGAGCCACCTGGATAAGGTTCTTCCACGAGAAAAAGATTGCAATGCTGTTCATTGAGGAGATGGACGGAGATTTAAAGGTCAAATACGGGGAGATGAAGAATTTCAGTGAGGCCACGGTTGTGATGGATTACAAGGAGCACGAGAATCTTCATATGAGGGCCATGAAAATTTTGAAGAGATACGGATTCAATCATCCAACCTACTGGATCCCATTCCACATTCGGGACGAGGGAATTGTGCTATGA
- a CDS encoding 30S ribosomal protein S19e codes for MVTVYDVPPDKLIRAVAEKLKKEKKTEPPEWTRWVTTGVHKEKGPEQEDWWYVRLASVLRKIYIMGPIGTSRLAAEYGGKEDRGSKRYKARKGSRAIVRKALQQLEELGYVKKDKNGRTVTPQGRSFMDNTAHEIMKDLVKENPQMEKYLK; via the coding sequence ATGGTCACAGTGTATGATGTTCCCCCAGATAAACTCATTCGGGCAGTTGCGGAAAAGTTGAAAAAAGAGAAAAAAACAGAGCCTCCAGAGTGGACCAGATGGGTCACCACGGGAGTGCATAAAGAGAAGGGTCCCGAGCAAGAGGACTGGTGGTACGTGCGCTTAGCATCTGTGCTCAGAAAGATCTACATAATGGGTCCAATTGGAACCTCCAGATTGGCAGCAGAGTATGGAGGAAAGGAGGATCGTGGCTCCAAGAGATACAAGGCAAGGAAGGGTAGCAGAGCCATCGTACGCAAGGCACTTCAACAACTCGAAGAACTTGGATACGTGAAGAAGGATAAGAATGGCAGGACGGTCACTCCGCAGGGGAGATCATTCATGGATAACACTGCCCACGAAATAATGAAGGATCTTGTTAAGGAAAATCCCCAGATGGAGAAGTACCTGAAGTGA
- a CDS encoding MazG nucleotide pyrophosphohydrolase domain-containing protein encodes MELKEAQRIIEDFYGQKDRKRGINADLVWLGEEVGELFKAVREGEGIEEEIADVFAWLLSVANVLNIDVEDAFRKKYINPPNPP; translated from the coding sequence ATGGAACTAAAAGAGGCACAGAGGATAATTGAGGATTTCTACGGCCAGAAGGACAGAAAAAGGGGAATCAACGCGGATTTGGTCTGGCTCGGAGAGGAGGTGGGAGAGCTGTTCAAAGCCGTGCGTGAGGGTGAGGGCATTGAGGAGGAGATTGCAGACGTGTTTGCCTGGCTTTTATCTGTGGCAAATGTGCTCAATATTGACGTGGAAGATGCATTCAGGAAGAAATACATCAATCCTCCAAATCCTCCCTAG
- a CDS encoding M20 family metallopeptidase, whose protein sequence is MRLENFLKYQDEIIALRRDFHMHPELGFEEFRTSGIVRDYLGDLGIETVSMAKTGVVGYLNNGGEVTVGIRADMDALPIQEENEVPYKSRVPGKMHACGHDAHTAMLLVTAKILSGMEFDGNVRFIFQPAEEGLNGAAKMVEEGAIEGVDRIIGMHVWVNLPSKSIGISPGPILAAVDRFKIKVLGKGGHGASPHETADPIVASAQIISSMQSVVSRNVDPVDTAVLTVGSIHGGSAFNVIPESVEMDGTVRTFKDGTQRLVERRIGEICTNVARAYGCEANLEYMHLNYATVNEERMAEIGRQVASFTQVLDQGINMGGEDFSEYARRIPGLFAYLGVRNEEKGITNPHHSPKFDIDESALPYGVAFEVLMALELMKDRNIG, encoded by the coding sequence ATGCGACTTGAGAATTTTCTAAAGTATCAGGATGAGATAATTGCCCTTCGCAGGGATTTCCATATGCACCCCGAGCTGGGATTTGAAGAGTTCCGCACCTCTGGCATTGTGAGAGATTACCTGGGCGATCTTGGAATAGAGACGGTGAGCATGGCCAAAACGGGTGTTGTTGGTTATCTGAACAATGGAGGTGAGGTTACCGTGGGAATCAGGGCTGACATGGACGCTCTTCCAATTCAGGAGGAAAATGAGGTGCCATATAAATCAAGGGTCCCGGGAAAAATGCATGCCTGTGGCCACGATGCCCACACAGCTATGCTTCTCGTCACAGCAAAGATTCTGAGCGGAATGGAATTTGATGGAAATGTGCGCTTCATATTTCAGCCTGCAGAGGAGGGATTGAACGGAGCGGCAAAGATGGTTGAAGAGGGAGCGATTGAAGGGGTGGATAGGATCATAGGTATGCATGTGTGGGTAAATCTGCCATCGAAAAGTATTGGCATATCTCCCGGCCCCATTCTTGCGGCGGTTGACAGGTTTAAAATAAAGGTGCTGGGGAAAGGAGGCCATGGAGCATCTCCCCATGAGACTGCTGATCCAATAGTTGCCTCTGCTCAAATCATTTCTTCCATGCAGAGTGTGGTGAGCAGGAACGTGGATCCTGTTGATACTGCAGTTCTCACTGTTGGGTCGATTCATGGAGGATCCGCCTTTAACGTCATCCCTGAGAGTGTGGAGATGGACGGCACCGTGCGCACGTTCAAGGATGGTACCCAGAGGTTGGTGGAGAGAAGAATTGGTGAGATATGCACCAACGTTGCCCGTGCTTATGGGTGTGAGGCTAACTTGGAGTATATGCACCTGAATTATGCCACTGTAAACGAGGAAAGGATGGCAGAGATAGGAAGACAAGTTGCCTCTTTCACACAGGTGTTGGATCAGGGTATAAACATGGGAGGTGAGGATTTTTCAGAATACGCAAGACGAATTCCTGGATTATTTGCATATCTTGGAGTAAGAAATGAGGAAAAGGGAATCACGAATCCACATCACAGCCCCAAATTTGACATTGATGAATCTGCTCTGCCCTACGGTGTTGCCTTTGAAGTTCTTATGGCCCTTGAACTGATGAAAGATCGCAATATCGGGTAG
- a CDS encoding MBL fold metallo-hydrolase has protein sequence MEIRWHGHSCFEIGDGTRIVIDPHDGRSIGIKTPRVQADIVLVTHHHFDHDAVRVVRGNYQVIDSPGDYEVGDLRIKGIEAYHDEMNGRKRGRITMFKVEKEGIRLLHVGDLGHILASEQLSEIGEVDILFIPVGGVYTVDAKGAYENAIRIRPKVIVPMHYKITGMSLGIAPVDEFLKLFRKDQVEYVGNSIYVTRDDLPKEMQVWVFTL, from the coding sequence GTGGAGATTAGGTGGCACGGACACTCGTGCTTTGAGATAGGCGATGGAACGAGGATAGTGATAGATCCCCATGACGGCCGCTCAATAGGCATAAAAACGCCGAGAGTTCAGGCAGATATTGTTCTTGTAACTCACCACCATTTTGACCATGATGCGGTACGCGTGGTAAGGGGAAATTACCAGGTAATTGATTCTCCTGGGGATTATGAAGTAGGGGATTTACGCATCAAGGGTATTGAGGCCTATCATGATGAAATGAACGGAAGAAAGAGGGGAAGAATCACAATGTTCAAGGTTGAGAAGGAGGGAATAAGACTTTTGCATGTGGGAGACCTGGGACATATACTCGCTTCTGAGCAGCTCTCAGAAATCGGAGAGGTTGATATCCTTTTCATCCCCGTTGGTGGAGTTTACACTGTGGATGCCAAGGGTGCCTATGAAAATGCCATAAGGATCAGGCCGAAAGTGATTGTGCCGATGCACTACAAGATTACAGGTATGAGTTTGGGCATAGCTCCCGTTGACGAATTTTTGAAACTTTTCAGAAAGGACCAGGTCGAGTACGTTGGAAACTCCATATATGTAACGAGGGATGATTTGCCCAAGGAAATGCAGGTTTGGGTATTCACTCTATGA
- a CDS encoding helix-turn-helix domain-containing protein: protein MKFNSVQKEILCGALKNPDMSVKELADFLDMNYWTVYKSLEKMKKEKIYREVIIPDFHSLGFELLVVGYGSLNKKKMNNLQKVKNIRDYPPFSSGIFYSFAESYRGFVIAVSKNFTEVFKGLIYAERLIKVREFLQTENTRMIIFPFELTEIPMFFDYAPLICKDFNIEMEGWTKNSEEKEPLKGKEFDVLLQLVKNSASTVSSIARYTGLSQQSVSKIKSKLFKQGWLSRKIIPNLAKMGYDVLVFAHWTSNPDPMEKLKRKDLRKFGYDLSNIVFAAYNSLEGVALAPFKTLKESRDIVSFFEKLGEETGVLTKEPNILFLSLQEGIKIKDHVYYPILRSFISSRAIRTSKATP, encoded by the coding sequence ATGAAGTTCAACAGTGTTCAAAAGGAGATTCTCTGCGGGGCGTTGAAAAATCCGGATATGTCCGTTAAGGAACTTGCAGATTTTCTGGATATGAATTACTGGACAGTTTATAAATCCCTGGAGAAGATGAAAAAGGAGAAAATATACAGGGAAGTTATCATTCCAGACTTTCACTCCCTTGGATTTGAACTTCTTGTTGTTGGATACGGGAGCCTGAATAAGAAAAAGATGAACAATTTGCAGAAGGTGAAAAACATAAGGGATTATCCCCCCTTCTCATCGGGGATATTTTACTCCTTCGCAGAGTCATACAGAGGGTTCGTCATAGCAGTATCAAAGAATTTCACCGAGGTTTTTAAGGGACTGATATACGCTGAGAGGCTGATAAAAGTGAGAGAGTTTCTCCAAACAGAGAACACAAGGATGATCATATTTCCATTCGAACTGACAGAGATTCCCATGTTCTTTGACTATGCGCCCTTGATATGTAAGGATTTCAACATAGAAATGGAAGGATGGACTAAGAATTCAGAAGAAAAGGAACCCCTGAAAGGCAAGGAATTTGACGTGCTCCTTCAACTGGTGAAGAATTCTGCAAGCACTGTATCCTCCATTGCAAGGTATACAGGTCTATCACAACAGAGCGTTTCAAAAATAAAGTCCAAATTGTTCAAGCAGGGCTGGCTCTCAAGAAAGATAATCCCCAACCTAGCCAAGATGGGCTACGATGTGCTTGTTTTTGCACACTGGACCTCAAATCCAGATCCAATGGAGAAATTGAAAAGAAAGGATCTGAGAAAGTTTGGATACGATCTATCAAACATAGTGTTTGCAGCCTACAATTCCCTGGAAGGGGTTGCCCTAGCACCCTTCAAAACCCTGAAGGAGAGCAGAGATATAGTGTCATTTTTTGAAAAATTGGGAGAGGAAACAGGAGTGCTCACCAAGGAGCCCAATATCCTGTTTCTCTCACTCCAGGAGGGAATAAAAATAAAGGACCATGTTTACTACCCGATATTGCGATCTTTCATCAGTTCAAGGGCCATAAGAACTTCAAAGGCAACACCGTAG
- a CDS encoding DNA-binding protein: protein MEDRELEEIKRRKMMELMQQSAAQENVEERRREEEEAARQAILRQILEPEARERLARIKLVRPELAEAVENQLIILAQSGRLGRMITDDELKSILSRLTSQRREIRIERR from the coding sequence ATGGAGGATAGAGAACTTGAGGAAATTAAGCGTCGAAAGATGATGGAACTCATGCAGCAGAGTGCTGCCCAGGAGAATGTGGAAGAGAGGAGAAGGGAGGAGGAAGAGGCCGCCAGACAGGCAATACTCCGCCAGATCCTAGAACCGGAGGCCAGGGAGCGCCTTGCACGAATAAAACTTGTGAGGCCCGAACTTGCAGAGGCTGTGGAGAATCAGCTCATAATCCTGGCCCAAAGCGGAAGGCTGGGCAGAATGATAACGGATGATGAACTAAAAAGTATATTAAGCAGATTGACTTCACAAAGAAGGGAAATAAGGATTGAGAGGAGATGA
- a CDS encoding MMPL family transporter — MDLRGLGNIVSRKPVTVLIVILLITAVFGFYAAQMQMSADMQTFLPNDEMVRAQEKISDEFGDTDIVQVVFVSNNTLSKSTLEDMLTVEANLENDSVILKNLKTPDNPGNSIVSPADIIVMGNITLGFEKSLISMLKNFTATMDDLNFTLMLMPLNAMNSVLADYENIYNNASLIRSDAQTIVLMLFNMPSEHNGSEMVDIEPLLQNITAVLVNGENFEIKAKVLTIVTPPQGGTSSATSSMENPLFGYFVKNIESNMSYDDKAVAVHYFSLSNEFTSISLQYSLSSVNSAINGNSQLINALAAVKMYVMNGDNFTALKIMNQTIQGVSSNLNEMGRVLPYYRAYNESVSKFLYDMEMGTLTPQDILGVKENISAMLSVSQGDLKNMMEIFNSTFTQWLNSNYLFYDVAYEANSTLQIVQNFIRNYDAMVMLQNSLAGIRMEINHDTVANTTAHIDTLSGYLKGMNQGLEAQRDKLQEIISAMNEPYPKWFSQMIGDLDYVMHNSRVGENALNIFAYTIRMMNQPHTSGSGGFDVFYALKDAFMSSVADVYKYKIQSMYLTIMGMANMGGEFDKMPSMPSSPAIKIPKLNPSAADKKKMLENMSQKEIIGTLKNIENYNSTELTSTLNQTLPVINNVTSEMGRVGSVLRNIVDSIEFVYRTTKNENVSRSLVLYRSMYGNISNASSGLKYMAGYLPHISGFTYMMHQFSGELKSMFSKDFNGYSARAAMMIVMLNETYLPGETDKQHSQRMESLEERVSTIARNSKIESRVMVLGSYLISKATEKTANETMNVLLPVSMILVVIILLITFRSIVDTLLGLLGLGMAISWAYGYGVLAGYNFNQISTTVAVLLVGLGIDYAIHTILRYREELRKGRNVRDAMKEMITHLGMGLILATITTIIAFLSNVSSPIPPVQDFGVMNAVGIFGAFIIFTTAIPAVKILIDGHREKKGKLKIKREKEREGSGLIVLNKFMALSAVAAEHHRYGVIAAVLLITGAAVYGGMNVGTTFDLKDFLPQNLEITDTINFMMNNFNTSGMNDNYILIEGNVATPKALEAVKQTMESLKDDEYVDYSQCSSITTLISQWEERNATFASMVSQNDTNGDGLPDKNVVGIYDWLYDHADGRAILHKSNGTYSSMIIVIRSTASTQEANRILTKEIEKDIEPLRNAGLKATLTGTNILTFHILDMLQGTEWNSLVITLIASLIVLTIVFFYERRSLILGLITSLPVMLALLWLLGTMYLLGINFNVVTVTVTSLTIGLGITYAIHITHRFLEDWEREKSIEDAIKKTVRHTGTSIFGAAATTMAGFGTLTLSSMPPIQQFGEISTLSILYSFILSVFILPTFLYMWAKWRESRE, encoded by the coding sequence ATGGATCTGAGAGGTCTGGGAAATATTGTGAGCAGGAAGCCGGTCACGGTGCTCATTGTTATCCTCCTGATTACTGCAGTTTTCGGGTTCTATGCGGCGCAGATGCAAATGAGTGCCGATATGCAGACATTTCTGCCGAACGATGAAATGGTGCGTGCTCAGGAGAAGATAAGTGATGAATTTGGGGATACTGATATTGTGCAGGTTGTATTTGTGTCCAATAATACTCTTTCAAAATCAACTCTGGAAGATATGCTGACTGTTGAGGCAAATCTCGAAAATGACAGTGTGATTTTGAAGAATTTGAAAACTCCAGATAATCCCGGAAATAGCATAGTTTCTCCTGCAGATATAATTGTTATGGGCAATATAACTCTTGGATTTGAGAAATCCCTGATTTCAATGCTTAAAAATTTTACCGCAACCATGGATGATTTGAATTTCACTCTGATGCTCATGCCTCTGAATGCTATGAACTCCGTTCTGGCTGATTATGAGAACATATACAACAATGCCTCATTAATAAGAAGCGATGCCCAGACCATAGTGCTTATGCTTTTCAATATGCCCTCTGAGCACAATGGCTCAGAAATGGTTGATATTGAACCCTTACTTCAGAACATAACAGCGGTGCTTGTAAATGGTGAGAATTTTGAGATAAAAGCCAAGGTTCTGACAATAGTAACCCCTCCACAGGGTGGGACCTCCTCTGCCACTTCGAGCATGGAGAATCCCCTGTTTGGATATTTTGTGAAGAATATAGAGTCAAATATGAGTTATGATGACAAGGCTGTTGCAGTTCATTACTTCTCTCTGAGCAACGAGTTCACATCCATATCCCTGCAGTATTCCCTGTCCTCGGTGAACTCTGCGATTAATGGAAATTCACAACTCATAAATGCTCTTGCAGCAGTGAAAATGTATGTAATGAACGGGGATAACTTCACAGCACTTAAAATAATGAATCAGACCATACAGGGAGTATCCTCAAATCTCAACGAGATGGGGCGTGTTCTCCCATATTATAGGGCTTATAATGAATCAGTGTCAAAGTTTCTGTATGATATGGAGATGGGCACTCTAACTCCCCAGGATATCCTTGGTGTGAAGGAGAATATCTCGGCAATGCTATCCGTCTCCCAGGGTGATCTGAAAAATATGATGGAAATATTCAACTCAACATTCACCCAATGGCTCAATAGCAACTACCTCTTCTACGATGTTGCATACGAGGCCAACTCAACATTGCAGATCGTTCAGAATTTTATTAGAAATTACGATGCCATGGTTATGCTCCAGAATTCTCTCGCAGGCATAAGAATGGAGATAAATCATGATACTGTGGCTAATACTACGGCGCATATAGATACCCTATCCGGGTACCTTAAAGGTATGAATCAGGGACTTGAGGCTCAGAGGGATAAGTTGCAGGAGATAATCTCCGCCATGAATGAGCCCTATCCAAAGTGGTTCTCCCAGATGATCGGGGACCTTGATTATGTTATGCACAATTCACGTGTGGGAGAAAATGCCCTGAACATATTCGCTTATACGATTCGAATGATGAACCAGCCCCACACCTCTGGCTCTGGGGGATTTGATGTGTTCTACGCACTGAAAGATGCATTCATGTCCTCCGTGGCGGATGTTTACAAGTACAAGATTCAAAGTATGTATCTCACAATAATGGGTATGGCCAATATGGGTGGAGAATTTGATAAAATGCCAAGCATGCCATCCTCCCCTGCCATTAAGATTCCGAAGCTGAATCCGAGTGCTGCGGATAAGAAAAAAATGCTTGAGAACATGAGCCAGAAGGAGATAATAGGAACCTTGAAAAATATTGAGAACTACAATTCCACCGAACTCACATCAACCCTGAATCAGACCCTACCCGTTATAAACAATGTTACCTCCGAGATGGGAAGGGTGGGAAGTGTTCTAAGGAATATTGTGGATTCAATAGAGTTTGTTTACAGAACAACGAAAAATGAGAATGTGAGCAGGAGTTTGGTATTATACAGAAGTATGTATGGAAATATATCCAACGCATCTTCTGGATTGAAATACATGGCTGGGTATCTCCCCCACATCTCTGGATTCACCTACATGATGCACCAGTTCTCGGGGGAGTTGAAGAGTATGTTTTCCAAGGATTTCAATGGTTATTCTGCCAGAGCGGCAATGATGATCGTCATGCTCAATGAAACATACCTGCCTGGAGAAACGGATAAGCAGCACAGCCAGAGGATGGAATCTCTGGAAGAGAGGGTTAGCACAATTGCAAGGAATTCCAAGATCGAGAGCAGGGTTATGGTCCTTGGATCCTACCTCATATCCAAGGCCACAGAGAAAACGGCAAACGAGACGATGAACGTTTTGCTTCCTGTCTCGATGATTCTTGTGGTTATTATCCTGCTTATAACCTTCAGAAGCATTGTGGATACCCTTCTTGGATTGCTTGGGTTGGGCATGGCAATTTCGTGGGCCTATGGATACGGGGTTCTCGCGGGATACAATTTCAATCAGATAAGCACAACGGTGGCCGTTCTGCTTGTTGGTCTGGGTATAGATTATGCAATTCACACCATACTGCGCTACAGGGAGGAGTTGAGAAAGGGTAGAAATGTACGTGATGCGATGAAGGAAATGATAACCCATCTTGGCATGGGGCTCATACTTGCCACAATAACCACGATAATCGCATTTCTATCCAACGTTTCCTCGCCCATTCCTCCCGTGCAGGACTTTGGAGTTATGAACGCTGTTGGTATATTTGGGGCATTCATCATATTCACGACTGCTATACCTGCTGTGAAAATCCTTATAGACGGTCACAGGGAGAAAAAGGGCAAGTTGAAGATAAAAAGGGAAAAGGAAAGAGAAGGCTCTGGACTCATAGTGCTCAACAAGTTCATGGCTCTAAGTGCTGTGGCTGCAGAGCATCACAGATACGGGGTTATAGCCGCAGTGCTTCTAATCACAGGGGCGGCGGTATATGGGGGTATGAACGTTGGTACCACATTTGATCTAAAGGATTTCCTTCCTCAGAATCTGGAGATTACAGATACGATAAATTTCATGATGAATAATTTCAACACATCTGGAATGAACGATAACTACATTCTCATAGAGGGAAATGTGGCTACACCTAAAGCCCTTGAAGCGGTTAAACAGACGATGGAGAGTCTGAAGGATGATGAATACGTGGATTATTCACAGTGTTCCAGTATAACTACCCTCATTTCTCAGTGGGAGGAGAGAAATGCAACATTCGCAAGTATGGTGAGCCAGAATGATACGAATGGAGATGGTCTGCCGGATAAGAATGTGGTTGGTATATATGACTGGCTATACGACCATGCCGATGGAAGGGCCATTCTCCACAAGAGCAACGGTACATACAGCTCCATGATAATCGTGATCAGGAGCACTGCGAGTACCCAGGAGGCAAACAGGATCCTTACCAAGGAAATTGAGAAGGATATAGAGCCATTGAGAAATGCAGGACTGAAAGCAACTCTGACTGGCACAAATATTCTCACCTTCCACATATTGGATATGCTTCAGGGAACAGAATGGAACTCCCTTGTGATAACTCTGATTGCCTCTCTGATAGTTCTGACCATAGTGTTCTTCTATGAAAGGAGGAGTTTGATCCTTGGACTTATAACCTCTCTACCGGTAATGCTTGCCCTTCTCTGGCTTCTTGGAACCATGTATCTCCTTGGAATAAATTTCAATGTTGTAACTGTAACTGTTACATCTCTGACCATAGGACTGGGAATCACTTATGCCATACACATAACCCACAGGTTCCTTGAGGATTGGGAAAGGGAAAAGAGCATAGAAGATGCCATAAAGAAAACGGTCAGGCATACGGGTACATCCATATTTGGAGCGGCAGCCACCACAATGGCTGGATTTGGCACGCTTACACTCTCTTCCATGCCCCCAATACAGCAGTTCGGTGAGATTTCCACGCTGTCCATTCTTTACAGTTTCATACTATCCGTGTTCATCCTGCCCACTTTCCTGTACATGTGGGCCAAGTGGAGAGAATCGAGGGAGTAA
- a CDS encoding 50S ribosomal protein L31e produces MAEKEMIFNVPLRKAKMVPRTRRANYAVKLLKIYISRHMKVPMENVWIDNRVNEEIWKRGMQKPPSKITVKAIKFEEEDTVEVLMPE; encoded by the coding sequence ATGGCAGAGAAGGAGATGATATTTAACGTTCCGCTCAGAAAGGCCAAGATGGTGCCCCGTACCAGGAGAGCAAATTACGCGGTAAAATTGCTCAAGATTTACATTTCAAGGCACATGAAGGTGCCCATGGAGAACGTTTGGATTGACAACAGGGTTAACGAGGAGATATGGAAGAGAGGAATGCAGAAACCTCCAAGCAAAATAACGGTAAAGGCTATAAAATTTGAAGAAGAAGATACAGTAGAAGTACTGATGCCTGAATGA
- a CDS encoding HemK2/MTQ2 family protein methyltransferase: MDVYPISEDTLLILKNIRCGRDVLDMGTGNGEIAIECAKRGSKVTAVDIDPEAIDYSKTRARREGVKIKFIVSNLFEDVQGRYDTIIFNPPYLPGEAKSIKDMQWAGGKHGDDTTIRFLEEAWKHLKPDGEIYIILSSFNRIKEILKMPYEFTLIDRMKLSFHEIYLYRARKN, encoded by the coding sequence ATGGACGTTTACCCCATATCGGAGGATACGCTGCTCATACTGAAAAACATAAGATGCGGTAGAGATGTTCTTGATATGGGCACGGGAAATGGTGAAATTGCCATAGAATGCGCCAAAAGAGGCAGCAAAGTTACAGCCGTGGACATAGATCCAGAGGCAATAGATTACTCCAAAACACGAGCAAGAAGGGAAGGCGTGAAAATAAAATTCATCGTATCAAATCTATTTGAGGATGTGCAGGGCAGGTACGATACCATAATATTCAACCCACCCTATCTTCCAGGAGAGGCAAAAAGCATAAAGGATATGCAGTGGGCTGGAGGAAAGCATGGTGATGATACCACCATAAGGTTTCTAGAGGAGGCATGGAAACACCTGAAGCCTGATGGAGAGATTTACATCATTCTATCCTCATTCAACAGAATCAAGGAAATTCTAAAAATGCCCTACGAATTCACCCTCATCGATAGGATGAAACTCTCGTTCCACGAAATATACCTCTACAGGGCAAGAAAAAATTAA
- the albA gene encoding DNA-binding protein Alba codes for MAEENVVFVGKKPTMNYVLAVVTQFNNGVDTVILKARGKAISKAVDVAEIVRNRFVPSLQYGEIKIGTETLQSEKGETNVSSIEIEMKRE; via the coding sequence ATGGCAGAAGAAAACGTTGTGTTCGTGGGAAAGAAGCCAACAATGAACTACGTACTCGCTGTGGTCACACAGTTTAACAACGGTGTTGACACTGTGATTTTGAAGGCAAGGGGAAAGGCCATAAGCAAGGCCGTTGATGTTGCTGAGATTGTTCGTAACCGCTTCGTGCCCAGTTTGCAGTACGGCGAGATAAAGATAGGAACAGAGACCCTTCAGAGCGAGAAGGGAGAAACAAACGTATCTTCCATCGAAATAGAGATGAAGAGGGAGTAA
- a CDS encoding 50S ribosomal protein L39e has protein sequence MARNKHVARKMRLIRRMNSNRRVPAWVMMRTDRKFTFHPHRRNWRRNKLKV, from the coding sequence ATGGCAAGAAACAAGCATGTGGCAAGGAAAATGCGTTTAATAAGAAGGATGAACTCCAACAGGAGGGTTCCTGCCTGGGTTATGATGCGTACCGATCGAAAATTCACGTTCCATCCACACAGAAGGAACTGGCGCAGGAACAAATTGAAGGTGTAA
- a CDS encoding translation initiation factor IF-6: MIKKASINGSTFIGVYAACNNNIVVLPNLDVDISTFERALRARVFKTMLGGSPLIGSLMVMNSNGAVVTNFADEREVSFLVDEMNVLFVEDKINAIGNDILANDKVALVHVDFDKETVKYIEEALDVEVVKGTIGGIKTVGSAAVVTNKGMVVHPEVDEEEIKSLKNLFGVPVYVSTANYGSKYLGASLVANDYGAVVGEKTTNVEIDRIENALDIIE, translated from the coding sequence ATGATAAAGAAAGCATCTATCAATGGGAGCACGTTCATTGGAGTTTACGCCGCATGCAACAATAATATTGTGGTTTTGCCCAATCTGGATGTTGATATTTCCACCTTTGAAAGGGCCCTGAGGGCAAGGGTTTTTAAGACAATGCTAGGTGGCTCGCCCCTGATCGGAAGTTTAATGGTTATGAACTCAAACGGGGCGGTTGTAACAAACTTTGCCGATGAAAGGGAGGTAAGTTTTCTCGTTGATGAAATGAACGTTCTGTTTGTGGAAGACAAAATAAATGCCATAGGCAACGACATTCTGGCAAATGACAAGGTTGCCCTCGTCCACGTGGATTTTGATAAAGAAACTGTGAAGTACATTGAGGAGGCCCTAGATGTGGAAGTGGTTAAGGGTACCATTGGCGGGATAAAAACCGTGGGTTCAGCAGCCGTTGTAACGAACAAGGGGATGGTAGTGCATCCCGAGGTTGATGAAGAAGAAATAAAATCTCTGAAAAATCTTTTCGGTGTACCAGTTTACGTTAGCACCGCCAATTATGGAAGCAAATACCTGGGTGCAAGTCTGGTGGCCAACGACTACGGTGCAGTGGTGGGAGAGAAAACCACAAATGTGGAGATAGATAGAATAGAAAATGCCCTTGATATCATAGAGTGA